A single window of Martelella sp. NC20 DNA harbors:
- a CDS encoding four-carbon acid sugar kinase family protein gives MTPKLGIIADDFTGAILVAGMLETAGVSAPVAFSSQGVSASLESGVLILATRTRVCLVEEALATIREGAAALRAAGCSSIAYKACASFDSTATGNIGPAARFLSGEAGGRSVLMSAGFPRYNVSVHQGYLFYRGRLLSESVKRYDPLTPMEDPDLARFLSLQIGSDVALLPHSILRHGLEVTTEAWRSATTDGVAYVLADTSDDGDVEVTADLAVATDAVVVASDPVIVGVGLRLAQARRALPPPISLPDGPGAVLVGSVGPTALAQVARFAQDHPLLTIDPADTREEEAIIASALDWAAPRIGAQPFCIASMGEEAAVARAQAALGVLGAARRAERLMGGIARGLQERGVRRLVVSGGETSGAVVAALGLERVRVLPEGPLGSGFCVAEQPVRMGLFLKSGKIGEDDILLGGLDALDPTLS, from the coding sequence ATGACGCCGAAACTGGGGATCATCGCAGACGACTTCACCGGCGCCATTCTCGTTGCCGGCATGCTCGAGACAGCCGGTGTGTCTGCACCTGTAGCCTTTAGCAGCCAAGGGGTTTCAGCCTCACTCGAAAGCGGGGTGCTTATTCTGGCGACGCGGACCCGCGTCTGCCTTGTAGAAGAGGCATTGGCCACAATCAGAGAAGGCGCGGCGGCGCTTCGCGCGGCTGGCTGTTCCAGCATTGCCTACAAGGCGTGCGCCAGTTTCGATTCCACCGCCACGGGCAATATCGGGCCTGCGGCAAGGTTCTTGAGCGGTGAAGCAGGTGGCCGGTCAGTGCTGATGAGTGCCGGGTTTCCGCGCTACAATGTTTCGGTGCATCAAGGTTATCTCTTTTATCGCGGTCGGCTGCTCTCGGAGTCGGTGAAACGATACGATCCACTAACGCCGATGGAGGACCCTGACCTTGCACGCTTTCTCTCGCTACAGATCGGCTCCGATGTAGCCTTGTTGCCCCACAGCATACTCCGTCACGGGCTTGAAGTGACCACTGAGGCTTGGCGGAGCGCGACGACCGACGGCGTTGCCTATGTACTGGCGGACACCAGCGACGACGGCGATGTGGAGGTCACGGCGGATCTGGCGGTCGCAACGGACGCTGTGGTGGTGGCAAGCGATCCGGTGATCGTCGGCGTCGGTCTACGGCTCGCGCAAGCACGGCGCGCCCTGCCCCCGCCAATATCGCTTCCCGACGGCCCCGGCGCGGTGCTCGTCGGCAGCGTCGGCCCCACCGCGCTCGCTCAGGTCGCCCGTTTTGCCCAGGATCATCCACTGCTGACCATCGATCCGGCAGACACGCGGGAGGAAGAGGCAATCATCGCTTCGGCGCTGGACTGGGCCGCCCCGCGGATCGGTGCGCAACCTTTCTGCATCGCTTCGATGGGCGAAGAGGCAGCGGTTGCGAGAGCACAGGCGGCCCTGGGGGTGCTCGGTGCCGCTCGTCGCGCCGAGCGGCTCATGGGGGGCATAGCCAGAGGACTTCAAGAACGGGGCGTGCGGCGTCTCGTGGTTTCAGGTGGAGAGACGTCCGGCGCCGTGGTGGCGGCCCTTGGTCTTGAACGCGTTCGCGTCCTGCCGGAAGGACCGTTGGGCAGCGGTTTCTGCGTTGCCGAGCAACCCGTTCGCATGGGGTTGTTTCTGAAGTCCGGAAAAATCGGCGAGGACGATATCCTGCTCGGAGGCCTGGACGCGCTTGATCCGACATTGTCTTGA
- a CDS encoding GlxA family transcriptional regulator: protein MNTHMQPNLRKTRKASMEVPSNLGRADEMSVASEAPYDIAVVSLEPALHAVLLSIEPFRAANRLSKSPRFRFDFISADGDPIQTTLDILIPPTARFDDGRTFDVVMLHSSYAFSDDRKGPLFNWLRRQAASGAKICGIDTAPLLLAEAGLLKSYTATSHWSTIASFKELHPDTDVVEQLFVVDRERATCAGQVACLDLSLYLLEKLCGSALCELVANEIVYPLSRPGSSPQRQIVNEPAWSTNPTLMRAQRLMRETIEEPLSIEALAARCNVSKRELQHLFRKHLKDSPKSYYLAFRLQHARELLLYSTLSIRETGLASGFSSPATYFRAFKSKFNTSPMGYRRAFQRSSVKPDGRRLY from the coding sequence ATGAACACTCACATGCAGCCGAACCTCAGAAAGACGCGAAAAGCCTCTATGGAGGTTCCTTCAAATCTGGGTAGAGCTGATGAGATGTCAGTAGCGTCAGAAGCGCCCTATGATATAGCGGTTGTTTCACTCGAGCCTGCACTGCACGCGGTCCTTCTGTCGATAGAACCGTTTCGCGCTGCCAACCGCTTGAGCAAGTCGCCACGTTTCCGCTTCGACTTCATCTCTGCGGATGGAGATCCGATACAAACGACACTGGACATTCTTATTCCACCGACCGCGAGGTTCGATGACGGCCGAACTTTCGACGTTGTTATGTTGCACTCCTCTTACGCGTTCAGCGACGATCGAAAGGGACCATTGTTCAACTGGCTGCGCAGGCAGGCCGCCTCCGGTGCTAAAATCTGCGGGATTGATACTGCACCGCTTCTGCTTGCCGAGGCAGGTCTATTGAAAAGCTACACCGCGACAAGTCATTGGAGCACCATAGCCTCATTCAAGGAGCTGCACCCCGACACAGACGTCGTTGAACAGCTCTTTGTCGTCGATCGGGAAAGGGCAACGTGCGCGGGCCAGGTTGCTTGCCTTGATCTGTCGCTCTACCTGCTCGAAAAACTGTGTGGTTCGGCGCTTTGCGAGCTCGTGGCCAACGAGATCGTTTATCCGCTGTCGCGTCCCGGCAGTAGCCCCCAGCGGCAGATTGTCAATGAACCCGCCTGGTCGACGAATCCGACTCTGATGAGGGCGCAACGATTGATGCGCGAGACGATTGAAGAGCCTCTCTCCATTGAGGCGCTTGCCGCCCGGTGTAATGTTTCCAAGAGAGAACTCCAGCATCTGTTCAGGAAGCACCTCAAGGACAGCCCGAAGAGCTACTATCTTGCGTTCCGGCTACAGCATGCCAGGGAGTTGCTTCTCTACAGCACACTCAGCATCCGTGAAACCGGGCTTGCAAGCGGCTTCTCGTCGCCGGCAACCTATTTCAGGGCGTTCAAGTCCAAATTCAATACAAGTCCAATGGGCTATCGCAGGGCGTTCCAAAGGAGTTCAGTCAAACCCGACGGGCGGCGGCTCTACTGA